Proteins from one Palaemon carinicauda isolate YSFRI2023 chromosome 26, ASM3689809v2, whole genome shotgun sequence genomic window:
- the LOC137619679 gene encoding uncharacterized protein has product MMKSVAVTEANTGVLNLKTTRTTTTYSSSNGHLTDGSPPTSSPNDAHPFREYMDNPAPDTSVSDSEEIMAYVNMKVHLEDDDILGWWSGTSASGLSTLRLLARKILAVPATCAYAHDLCLNARQARQQMGIVEDSQLNNVLHLKYNMN; this is encoded by the exons ATGATGAAATCCGTCGCCGTGACCGAAGCCAACACGGGCGTCCTCAACCTGAAGACCACTCGCACGACCACGACGTACAGCTCCAGCAACGGCCACTTGACGGATGGCTCCCCGCCCACCAGCTCGCCCAACGACGCCCATCCCTTTCGGGAGTATATGGATAATCCTGCCCCGGACACCTCAGTGTCGGATAGCGAAGAGATTATGGCCTACGTCAATATGAAG GTGCACCTCGAAGACGACGACATTCTTGGATGGTGGTCAGGAACTTCAGCTTCAGGGTTGTCTACTTTACGGTTACTGGCCAGAAAGATCTTGGCTGTTCCAGCGACCTGCGCCTATGCCCACGACCTCTGCCTCAATGCCCGTCAGGCCCGCCAGCAAATGGGCATAGTGGAGGATTCACAACTTAACAATGTCCTCCATCTGAAGTACAACATGAACTAA